In the genome of Deltaproteobacteria bacterium, one region contains:
- a CDS encoding DedA family protein produces the protein MSIKFLQLLYLFQQYGYLIIFTGTFFEGETTLVLGGLLSFQGHLNFWLVIFTATFASYIGHVVFYFLGKTSSSWILLRFPKLRHKIQQAEYLIRRYETLSLFITQYIFGIRLASALAFGILDMKIAKFLSLQLISCLIWAILFTFLGYWVGEACDTLVKNIEWAILLILIIGFFSAMVGRKFFDHWLRSR, from the coding sequence GTGTCTATAAAGTTTTTGCAACTCCTTTACCTGTTCCAGCAATATGGATATTTGATTATTTTCACAGGGACCTTCTTTGAAGGGGAAACCACCCTGGTCCTGGGCGGCTTACTCTCTTTTCAGGGACATCTGAATTTCTGGCTGGTCATCTTTACGGCCACCTTCGCCTCTTATATAGGCCATGTGGTTTTTTATTTCCTGGGTAAAACCTCTTCTTCCTGGATATTGCTTCGGTTTCCTAAATTACGGCACAAAATCCAACAGGCCGAATATCTCATCCGCCGTTATGAAACTTTGAGCCTGTTCATCACCCAGTACATTTTCGGGATACGTTTAGCCAGCGCCCTGGCTTTCGGTATCCTGGATATGAAAATCGCCAAGTTCCTTTCCCTGCAATTGATCAGTTGTCTCATCTGGGCCATTCTTTTTACCTTTCTGGGTTATTGGGTAGGAGAAGCTTGTGATACCCTGGTTAAAAATATCGAATGGGCCATTCTATTAATCCTGATCATTGGGTTCTTTTCGGCCATGGTGGGACGAAAATTTTTTGATCACTGGCTTCGCTCCCGGTGA